In the genome of Kiloniellales bacterium, one region contains:
- a CDS encoding substrate-binding domain-containing protein, with the protein MRSCYRKAACLLAFLAVYAVPTAQANEVTIAGSTTVASTVLTPHETSIEKRAGRRIRVNSIGSSRGVVALYEGNADLAAISAPLADVVRKINTKRPGTIDGRSLVAHEIGATRVAFVVHPTNPIKQLSLRQITDILAGRVRFWSEVGGLDEPINIITEYRGGGIRTLVEKTIGDWGDALTEVNSVQTGPQIIFAVGRVPNALGVASASMVDKRVYSLVTDKSITQPMYLVTKGKPSRALAKVIEATRYIASGAAGGV; encoded by the coding sequence ATGCGTAGTTGCTATCGAAAAGCCGCCTGTTTGCTTGCCTTTCTTGCTGTTTATGCGGTGCCGACCGCACAAGCGAACGAAGTGACCATCGCCGGATCGACCACGGTGGCGAGCACCGTCCTCACGCCCCATGAGACAAGTATCGAAAAGCGGGCCGGTCGGCGCATCCGAGTGAATTCGATCGGTAGCAGCCGCGGTGTCGTCGCCCTTTACGAGGGCAATGCCGACCTTGCGGCGATCTCGGCGCCTTTGGCCGACGTCGTTCGCAAGATCAACACCAAACGGCCGGGCACCATCGACGGGCGCAGCCTAGTCGCACATGAAATCGGCGCCACCAGGGTCGCCTTCGTCGTCCATCCCACCAACCCGATCAAGCAGCTCAGCTTGCGGCAGATAACCGACATCCTTGCCGGCCGAGTCCGGTTCTGGAGCGAGGTTGGCGGCCTCGACGAGCCCATCAACATCATCACCGAGTACCGGGGCGGTGGCATCCGAACGCTGGTCGAGAAGACGATCGGTGATTGGGGCGACGCGTTGACCGAGGTCAACAGCGTGCAGACCGGACCCCAGATCATTTTCGCAGTCGGCCGGGTGCCCAATGCCTTGGGCGTCGCCAGCGCCAGCATGGTCGACAAGCGTGTCTACTCGCTGGTCACCGACAAGTCGATCACACAACCCATGTACCTCGTCACGAAGGGAAAGCCGAGCCGCGCCCTGGCAAAGGTGATCGAGGCGACGCGATACATTGCGAGTGGTGCAGCCGGCGGCGTCTGA
- a CDS encoding VOC family protein — protein sequence MQLYAVRIFVRRWPEACAFFRETLGLEERFRSDDFGWAEYDLGGPCFGLERVEPGDAEGEALVGRLVGVSLRVEDIDETYETLKDRGVVFVSPPARQRWGGTLAHFKDPDGNVLTLLG from the coding sequence ATGCAGCTATATGCGGTGCGCATTTTCGTCCGGCGGTGGCCCGAGGCCTGCGCCTTCTTTCGTGAGACTTTGGGCCTCGAGGAGCGCTTTCGCAGCGACGATTTCGGCTGGGCAGAGTACGACCTCGGCGGCCCTTGCTTCGGGCTGGAGCGGGTCGAGCCGGGCGACGCCGAGGGCGAGGCACTCGTCGGCCGCCTGGTCGGCGTCTCGCTCAGGGTCGAGGACATCGACGAGACCTATGAAACCCTGAAAGACCGCGGCGTCGTCTTCGTCTCCCCGCCGGCGAGGCAGCGCTGGGGCGGCACCCTCGCCCATTTCAAGGACCCCGACGGTAACGTCCTGACCCTGCTGGGCTGA
- a CDS encoding ABC transporter permease: MTPVQYWRCLAGVVAREALRFLHQRERFVAALVRPLVWLFIFAVGFRSVLGVSIVPPYETYVLYEVYITPGLVGMIQLFNGMQSSLSMVYDREMGNMRILLVSPMPRAYLLTCKLLAGVAVSLLQVYVFLMIAWFWEIQPPPVGYLTLIPALLLSGMMVGALGLVLSSLIKQLENFAGVMNFVIFPMFFASSALYPLWKIEESSQLLYRICNANPFTHAVELIRFALYGQLNVQALLVVTGCTLVFMGLAIYGYDPARGLIARRGGPGG, translated from the coding sequence ATGACGCCGGTGCAGTATTGGCGCTGCCTCGCCGGGGTGGTGGCGCGCGAGGCGCTGCGCTTCCTGCACCAGCGCGAGCGCTTTGTCGCGGCGCTGGTCCGGCCCCTGGTCTGGCTTTTCATCTTCGCGGTCGGCTTCCGATCGGTCCTGGGCGTCTCGATCGTGCCGCCCTACGAGACCTACGTGCTCTACGAAGTCTACATCACCCCGGGCCTGGTCGGCATGATCCAATTATTCAACGGCATGCAGTCGTCGCTGTCGATGGTCTACGACCGGGAAATGGGCAACATGCGCATCCTGCTGGTCAGCCCCATGCCGCGGGCCTACCTCCTCACCTGCAAGCTGCTGGCCGGAGTCGCCGTATCGCTGCTCCAGGTCTACGTCTTCCTCATGATCGCCTGGTTCTGGGAGATCCAGCCGCCGCCCGTCGGCTATCTCACCTTGATCCCGGCGCTGCTGCTGTCGGGTATGATGGTCGGCGCCCTTGGGCTCGTCCTGTCGTCCCTGATCAAGCAGCTCGAGAACTTCGCGGGCGTGATGAACTTTGTCATCTTCCCGATGTTCTTCGCCTCCTCGGCGCTCTATCCCCTGTGGAAGATCGAGGAATCGAGCCAGCTGCTCTATCGTATCTGTAACGCCAACCCCTTCACCCACGCCGTCGAGCTGATCCGTTTCGCCCTCTACGGCCAGCTCAACGTGCAAGCGCTGCTGGTTGTGACCGGCTGCACCCTCGTCTTCATGGGCCTGGCGATCTACGGCTACGATCCCGCACGGGGCCTGATCGCGCGCCGTGGCGGGCCGGGCGGGTAG
- a CDS encoding ATP-binding cassette domain-containing protein, producing MNQKAAQSTDTPAGEDPGAAALRVADLSHDFGTFRALDQVSFTIPRGVFTVLLGQNGAGKTTLFSLATRLYDNRNGSIRVFGRELRQSPCEALARIGVVFQQRTLDLDLTVMQNLLYHGALHGMARAEARARATRELERLGLLERAADKVRELSGGQLRRVEIARALLHRPRLLLLDEPTVGLDIGSRQGIIDHVRRLVREEGLGLLWATHLIDEVAADDGVIVLHRGKVVDQGPVSELVARAGAADIRQAFARLTAGQPS from the coding sequence ATGAATCAGAAGGCCGCCCAGAGCACCGACACACCCGCGGGAGAGGATCCCGGCGCGGCGGCCCTCCGCGTCGCTGACCTGAGCCACGACTTCGGCACCTTTCGGGCGCTCGACCAGGTCTCTTTCACCATTCCCCGCGGCGTCTTCACGGTTCTGCTGGGTCAGAACGGAGCGGGCAAGACGACGCTCTTCTCGCTGGCGACCCGGCTCTACGACAATCGGAACGGCTCGATCCGCGTGTTCGGCCGCGAGCTCCGGCAAAGCCCGTGTGAGGCGCTGGCGCGCATCGGCGTGGTGTTCCAGCAACGCACTCTGGACCTCGACCTGACCGTTATGCAGAACCTGCTCTATCACGGGGCGCTTCACGGCATGGCGCGCGCCGAGGCGCGTGCCCGGGCGACCCGTGAACTGGAGCGCCTGGGGCTGCTGGAGCGGGCCGCGGACAAGGTCAGGGAGCTTTCCGGCGGGCAGTTGCGCCGGGTCGAGATTGCCCGCGCTCTCCTGCACCGGCCCCGGCTGCTGCTGCTCGACGAGCCGACAGTGGGTCTCGACATCGGCAGCCGCCAGGGCATCATCGATCATGTCCGCCGTCTGGTGCGGGAGGAGGGCCTGGGCCTGCTCTGGGCGACCCACCTGATCGACGAGGTGGCGGCGGACGACGGCGTGATCGTCCTGCATCGCGGCAAGGTCGTCGACCAGGGCCCGGTCAGCGAGCTGGTCGCCCGGGCTGGCGCCGCCGATATCCGCCAGGCCTTCGCCAGGCTCACCGCCGGGCAGCCGTCATGA
- a CDS encoding pentapeptide repeat-containing protein, with protein sequence MDFRAVDFRAVVFRAVDFRAVFRAGDFRAVDFRAVVFRAVDFRAVFRAVDFRAVVFRAVDFRAVVFRAGDFRAVVFRAVVFRAGDFRAVVFRAVDLRAAVLRTAVFRAVDLRAAVLRTAVFRAVVFRAVVLRAAGFRAVDLRAVVLRAVDFLATVRLAAGLRAVVLRAVVLRAVVFLAATFLVPGLLAPAFLTGRLLALDFLVVAINQSSRRG encoded by the coding sequence GTGGACTTCCGAGCGGTGGACTTCCGGGCGGTCGTCTTCCGAGCGGTCGACTTCCGGGCCGTCTTCCGAGCCGGCGACTTCCGAGCGGTGGACTTCCGGGCGGTCGTCTTCCGAGCGGTCGACTTCCGGGCCGTCTTCCGAGCGGTGGACTTCCGGGCGGTCGTCTTCCGAGCGGTCGACTTCCGGGCGGTCGTCTTCCGGGCCGGCGACTTCCGGGCGGTCGTCTTCCGAGCGGTCGTCTTCCGAGCCGGCGACTTCCGAGCGGTCGTCTTCCGAGCGGTAGACTTGCGGGCCGCAGTCTTGCGGACCGCCGTCTTCCGAGCGGTGGACTTACGGGCCGCCGTCTTGCGGACCGCCGTCTTTCGAGCCGTCGTCTTCCGAGCAGTCGTCTTACGGGCTGCAGGCTTCCGGGCCGTGGACTTACGGGCCGTCGTCTTGCGAGCCGTGGACTTCCTCGCAACAGTCCGCTTGGCCGCCGGCTTGCGAGCCGTCGTCTTGCGAGCGGTCGTCTTGCGGGCCGTCGTCTTCTTGGCGGCGACCTTTCTGGTACCAGGCCTCTTGGCACCGGCCTTCTTGACCGGGCGCCTCTTGGCGCTGGACTTCTTGGTGGTAGCCATTAATCAATCCTCACGTCGTGGCTAG
- a CDS encoding polymer-forming cytoskeletal protein, producing the protein MFQTSREAQQREVAATSAAAEARKPIQHSVIGPDLVITGDLVSTGDIRIDGRVDGKICCRTLTLGPQPVINSAISAETVRICGAFSGEVKATKVVLTSTAKVTGDIAQDILEIEAGAFLEGQVTRLSTL; encoded by the coding sequence GTGTTCCAGACCAGCCGAGAGGCTCAGCAACGAGAGGTCGCCGCTACGAGCGCGGCCGCGGAGGCGAGGAAGCCGATCCAGCACTCGGTCATCGGCCCCGACCTGGTGATCACCGGTGATCTGGTGAGCACTGGCGACATCCGTATCGATGGCCGCGTAGACGGCAAGATCTGTTGTCGAACCCTGACTCTGGGACCTCAACCCGTGATCAACAGCGCCATATCCGCGGAAACGGTGCGCATTTGCGGCGCCTTTTCGGGCGAGGTCAAGGCCACCAAGGTCGTTCTGACGAGCACGGCGAAGGTCACTGGCGATATCGCCCAGGACATCCTGGAGATCGAAGCCGGCGCCTTCCTGGAGGGGCAGGTGACCCGCCTTTCGACACTTTAA